In Carassius carassius chromosome 46, fCarCar2.1, whole genome shotgun sequence, the following proteins share a genomic window:
- the LOC132129513 gene encoding neurogenic differentiation factor 4-like encodes MMTKPYGKPGDVTELVNSLGWMEEDLSSPDGDRTPEISHYPLHRRPVEIGSEDMEEEEEEEEVGLDGEKAPKRRGPKKKKMTKARQERFHARRVKANARERSRMHGLNDALDSLRRVMPCYSKTQKLSKIETLRLARNYIWALSEVLESGQSTESLGFVEMLCKGLSQPTSNLVAGCLQLEPSSMLINNLDEKCGVPGVGGPQGHPITYPTPGLPSPPYGSLEATHLLHLKGFKGANYENSSPNECSSGTPPYDGPLTPPLSISGNFALKREPSPHEAERNFNPHPTHATHYISSHPYPPSSLAGLPAPQGHPLFPGTRFELPLDMAFEPFTPSHIVTSQMSSIYSE; translated from the coding sequence ATGATGACCAAACCTTATGGAAAACCAGGGGATGTGACTGAGCTAGTCAACTCCCTTGGATGGATGGAGGAAGACCTCAGCTCACCGGATGGTGACCGGACACCTGAGATTAGTCACTATCCGCTACACAGGAGACCTGTAGAGATTGGGAGTGAGGatatggaggaagaggaggaagaggaagaggtggGTCTCGACGGTGAAAAGGCACCCAAGCGAAGAGGTcctaaaaagaagaaaatgacCAAAGCCAGACAAGAGCGTTTCCATGCCAGACGAGTCAAGGCCAATGCAAGGGAACGCTCTCGCATGCATGGGCTGAACGATGCATTAGACAGCTTGCGGCGCGTAATGCCTTGTTACTCGAAGACCCAGAAGCTCTCCAAAATTGAGACCCTGCGGCTGGCCCGCAACTACATCTGGGCGCTGTCGGAGGTTTTGGAGAGTGGCCAGTCAACAGAGAGCCTTGGTTTTGTGGAGATGCTATGCAAGGGGCTTTCACAACCTACCAGCAACCTCGTGGCTGGCTGCCTCCAACTTGAACCCTCATCCATGCTGATCAACAACCTGGATGAAAAGTGCGGGGTTCCAGGAGTTGGTGGTCCTCAGGGTCACCCCATTACCTATCCCACACCGGGACTTCCCAGTCCGCCCTACGGCTCATTGGAGGCCACACACTTGCTTCATCTGAAGGGCTTCAAGGGGGCTAACTATGAGAACTCCTCACCCAACGAGTGTAGCAGCGGCACGCCACCTTATGATGGCCCTCTTACTCCACCGCTCAGCATCAGCGGCAACTTCGCCCTCAAGCGGGAGCCGTCACCACATGAGGCTGAGAGGAACTTTAACCCCCACCCGACCCATGCCACCCATTACATCTCCTCACACCCTTACCCACCTTCCTCTTTAGCTGGTCTTCCAGCTCCTCAGGGTCACCCGCTGTTCCCAGGCACCCGTTTTGAGCTTCCTTTAGACATGGCTTTTGAGCCGTTTACCCCTTCGCACATTGTGACATCACAGATGAGCAGCATTTACAGTGAATAA